One window of uncultured Methanoregula sp. genomic DNA carries:
- the aspS gene encoding aspartate--tRNA(Asn) ligase: MRIPIQSVTPATGTAEICGWVHEVRDLGGLAFMLIRDRTGIIQVTIPKKKVSEAVLAAVKAVSRESVVRVTGPVKAIDKAPGGRELVPETIEIISLAETPLPLDVSEKVSAELDTRLDARFLDVRRPRVAAVFEIRSAATYAINQYLHNAGFTAITTPKIVAAATEGGTELFPIAYFDKEAFLNQSPQLYKQMMMAAGCEKVYEIGPIFRAEEHSTTKHLNEATSIDIEVSFADHNEVMRILEDLIVKTYEYVDKTCSTQLANIEINDFCVPKGPFPRLPYAEAIEIAAKKIEDPIKYGDDISPAAERAIGAEMGGHYFIVDWPSEIRPYYAMQHDHDASICKAFDLMHPRMELSSGAQREHRYDRLVQQIQKKGLNPESFEFYLKPFRYGMPPHAGWGLGADRLVMTMLGLSNVREAVLFPRDMHRLVP; the protein is encoded by the coding sequence ATGCGTATACCCATACAGTCCGTCACACCGGCAACCGGCACCGCCGAGATCTGCGGCTGGGTCCACGAGGTCAGGGACCTCGGCGGCCTCGCCTTCATGCTCATCCGCGACCGGACCGGCATCATCCAGGTGACCATCCCGAAGAAGAAAGTCTCCGAGGCGGTTCTTGCCGCCGTGAAGGCGGTCTCCCGTGAATCCGTGGTCCGGGTCACCGGGCCGGTCAAGGCGATCGACAAGGCTCCCGGCGGTCGCGAACTCGTGCCCGAGACAATCGAGATCATCAGCCTCGCCGAGACCCCGCTTCCGCTCGATGTTTCCGAGAAAGTTTCCGCAGAACTCGACACCCGGCTCGATGCCCGATTCCTCGATGTACGGCGCCCTCGCGTTGCTGCCGTCTTCGAGATCCGGAGTGCGGCAACGTACGCGATCAACCAGTACCTCCACAACGCCGGCTTCACTGCCATCACCACCCCCAAGATCGTGGCAGCTGCAACCGAAGGAGGCACCGAACTTTTCCCGATCGCCTACTTCGACAAGGAGGCATTCCTCAACCAGAGCCCGCAGCTGTACAAGCAGATGATGATGGCAGCAGGCTGCGAGAAGGTGTACGAGATCGGACCGATCTTCCGTGCCGAGGAACACAGCACCACCAAGCACCTCAACGAGGCAACCTCTATCGACATCGAGGTCTCGTTCGCCGACCACAACGAGGTCATGCGCATCCTCGAAGATCTCATCGTCAAAACCTACGAGTACGTGGACAAGACCTGCAGCACCCAGCTCGCGAACATCGAGATTAACGATTTCTGCGTGCCGAAAGGTCCGTTCCCCCGGCTTCCGTACGCAGAAGCGATCGAGATCGCGGCCAAGAAGATCGAGGACCCGATCAAGTACGGCGACGACATCAGCCCCGCGGCCGAGCGGGCGATCGGTGCCGAGATGGGCGGCCACTACTTCATCGTGGACTGGCCCTCCGAGATCCGCCCCTATTACGCCATGCAGCACGACCATGACGCCTCGATCTGCAAGGCATTCGACCTGATGCACCCGAGAATGGAACTTTCGAGCGGCGCCCAGCGGGAACACCGGTACGACCGGCTCGTGCAGCAGATCCAGAAGAAGGGGCTCAACCCCGAAAGCTTCGAGTTCTACCTCAAGCCGTTCCGCTACGGCATGCCTCCGCACGCCGGCTGGGGGCTCGGGGCCGACCGGCTCGTCATGACCATGCTGGGGCTTTCAAACGTCCGGGAGGCGGTCCTCTTCCCGCGTGACATGCACCGGCTGGTTCCCTGA
- a CDS encoding cation diffusion facilitator family transporter yields MIPSPPVDKQSLDKLKEKTAHLSVISNTGLVLMKFVVGFAIGSVSIISEAIHSSMDLIAAVIAFFSVRKSAEPPDAAHSFGHGKFEDVSGLIEALLIFVAAILIIREALIKLLGHTPDELKPELLLAGIAVMGISALVNWYVSQRLMKVAKQTESIALESDAWHLRTDVYTSLGVFLGLILIRLTGIALFDPIFAIGVAIVIMKAAYDLSVRSFADLIDHSIPVEDEERIKKIICDHANDYAGFHDLRTRRSGPEIFIEFHLVMPGEITVLQSHDFADHLEADLLVEYPRANVTIHIEPCNQGCTRCGSFCTFYKKQEGNE; encoded by the coding sequence ATGATTCCCTCCCCTCCTGTGGATAAGCAATCCCTCGACAAGCTCAAGGAAAAAACCGCACATCTTTCCGTCATCTCCAATACCGGCCTCGTGCTGATGAAATTCGTGGTCGGGTTTGCGATTGGATCCGTGAGTATCATCTCGGAAGCGATCCACTCCTCGATGGATCTCATCGCGGCCGTGATCGCGTTCTTCTCGGTCCGGAAATCTGCTGAACCCCCGGATGCCGCCCACTCGTTCGGGCATGGGAAATTCGAGGATGTGTCGGGACTTATCGAGGCTCTGCTGATCTTCGTCGCCGCGATCCTGATCATCCGCGAAGCGCTCATAAAACTGCTGGGGCACACCCCCGACGAGCTCAAACCCGAGCTGCTCTTAGCCGGTATTGCCGTCATGGGGATATCAGCCCTGGTGAACTGGTACGTTTCCCAGCGGCTCATGAAGGTGGCAAAACAGACCGAATCCATAGCACTCGAAAGCGATGCCTGGCACCTGCGCACGGACGTCTACACTTCGCTGGGAGTCTTTTTGGGGCTTATTCTCATCCGCCTGACCGGCATCGCCCTCTTCGACCCTATCTTTGCCATCGGTGTAGCCATCGTGATCATGAAAGCTGCCTACGATCTCAGCGTACGATCATTTGCCGACCTGATCGATCACAGCATCCCGGTTGAGGACGAAGAGCGGATCAAAAAGATCATCTGCGACCATGCGAACGACTATGCAGGGTTTCACGACTTAAGGACCCGTCGCTCGGGCCCCGAGATTTTCATCGAATTCCATCTTGTGATGCCCGGTGAAATAACCGTGCTCCAGTCCCACGATTTCGCTGACCATCTTGAGGCGGATCTCCTGGTGGAATACCCGCGGGCGAATGTGACCATCCATATCGAGCCCTGCAACCAGGGATGCACCCGGTGCGGATCGTTCTGCACGTTTTACAAAAAACAGGAAGGTAATGAATAA
- a CDS encoding TMEM175 family protein translates to MSTETEYHIAKNRLETLIDGIFAIAMTLLVLGIASPKPPASQAMELLPKEIFHLIPQFFIFIIAFLILAIFWLSHHRQFHFVRIVDPRLLWINVFLLIFIVLVPFSTDVAGDYPEVPVAVLFFHVNVLMVGLLFAVHWKHICRSEQLCDPHPDEKVIRARFIDTALIPIVAIAAIITSLFSCPASLLIYLVIPVVIVLLNPRSLF, encoded by the coding sequence ATGAGTACAGAGACCGAGTACCATATTGCAAAAAACCGGCTGGAGACGCTGATCGATGGCATCTTCGCCATCGCGATGACGCTGCTTGTTCTGGGTATCGCATCGCCAAAACCACCGGCTTCCCAGGCGATGGAACTTCTTCCCAAGGAAATATTCCATCTTATTCCGCAGTTTTTTATCTTCATAATCGCTTTTCTGATTCTGGCGATCTTCTGGCTGAGCCATCACCGCCAGTTCCATTTCGTCAGGATCGTAGATCCGCGGCTCCTCTGGATCAACGTCTTTCTCCTCATCTTCATCGTCCTCGTCCCGTTCTCAACCGACGTAGCCGGTGATTACCCGGAGGTACCGGTTGCGGTCCTCTTCTTCCATGTAAATGTCCTGATGGTAGGCCTCCTCTTCGCCGTTCACTGGAAACACATATGCCGTTCAGAACAACTCTGTGATCCCCATCCGGATGAAAAGGTGATACGGGCCCGGTTCATTGATACGGCTCTCATTCCGATCGTGGCCATTGCTGCCATTATTACCTCCCTGTTCAGCTGCCCGGCTTCGCTGCTGATCTACCTGGTTATCCCGGTTGTGATCGTTCTCCTGAACCCGAGAAGCCTGTTCTGA
- a CDS encoding cupin domain-containing protein, which produces MIIRDIATCSHERVIDRSLLCELLHPDKVAGAGHLGCSIAHAIIPLGESTLPHILKNSTELYYILSGSGEMHIGPEHEQVHVGHIVLIPPGERQYIRNTGSGDLVFLCIVAPKWQADDEKLVS; this is translated from the coding sequence ATGATCATACGGGACATTGCCACCTGCAGCCACGAACGCGTTATCGACCGATCGCTCCTTTGCGAGCTCCTTCACCCGGACAAGGTGGCAGGGGCCGGGCACCTGGGATGCAGCATCGCCCATGCCATCATCCCCCTTGGGGAGTCAACGCTTCCTCACATCCTGAAAAACTCAACAGAACTCTATTACATCCTGAGCGGGAGCGGCGAGATGCACATTGGTCCTGAACACGAGCAGGTCCATGTCGGCCATATCGTCCTGATCCCACCAGGAGAACGCCAGTATATAAGGAATACTGGTTCCGGCGATCTCGTGTTCCTCTGCATTGTCGCCCCGAAATGGCAGGCAGATGATGAGAAACTCGTCAGCTGA
- a CDS encoding flavodoxin family protein, with product MNFLKILGINASPKGDKSQTRHLVMGVLEGARHAGADVTFIDLCALDINYCNACGTCYAKGECIHDDDFAMLLEKMLDADGIVLGSPNYINAVTAQLKTLLDRMADVVHCQQLAGKYGCSVCTAGGHYADEVADYMNMALLNFGATTVGKVGVLVGADPNAIVGAEKQSKELGRKLAEAITTKWKDEGQEKHHNESREYFKRLVMFNKDLWKHEYDYWKGLGEL from the coding sequence GTGAACTTTTTGAAGATCCTTGGTATCAATGCAAGCCCGAAAGGTGACAAGAGCCAGACCCGCCACCTGGTAATGGGAGTGCTCGAAGGTGCCCGGCACGCAGGGGCCGATGTCACGTTCATCGACCTCTGCGCCCTTGACATCAACTACTGCAATGCCTGCGGCACCTGCTATGCAAAAGGCGAATGCATTCATGACGACGATTTCGCCATGCTTCTTGAAAAAATGCTGGATGCGGATGGTATCGTGCTCGGCTCGCCGAATTATATCAATGCCGTAACCGCCCAGCTCAAGACGCTGCTTGACCGGATGGCGGATGTGGTCCACTGCCAGCAGCTTGCCGGAAAGTACGGGTGTTCCGTTTGTACCGCGGGCGGCCACTACGCCGACGAGGTTGCAGATTACATGAACATGGCTCTCCTGAACTTCGGGGCGACCACGGTTGGCAAAGTTGGTGTGCTCGTTGGTGCAGATCCGAATGCAATCGTGGGAGCTGAGAAGCAGTCAAAGGAGCTGGGCAGGAAGCTTGCCGAAGCGATAACAACGAAATGGAAGGATGAAGGCCAGGAGAAGCACCACAACGAGAGCAGGGAATATTTCAAGCGTCTTGTCATGTTCAACAAAGATCTCTGGAAGCACGAGTACGATTACTGGAAGGGTCTGGGCGAGCTCTGA
- a CDS encoding HEAT repeat domain-containing protein, which translates to MSIIKKFLNLFKSGSGEEEEARLRAQKERYESFLKALTEGDLDARWAAVRSVGDLGEPFIEPLIQGLKDEYWIIRRGSADTLGKIGAPAVAPLINALDNPGEEVRQETIRALQLIGEPSVAPLAHATKNGHPFIRRGAVQALGIMGEERAVATIIESLKDADAGVRHEGAVALGRIGDPRAVAPLIEGLNDPKEQVRLSAMATLCSIGEPAIDPLIRALIDTNEDVCRRAGLSLVTIGESSVEPLIRALGDQNPGIRRGATEVLGQIGNTRAITPIIDALDDPERLVRIEAVKALAALGVPAIAPLMQVFREGDTRMRTGAMEALWMLGQPATTPLIMVLKDDQSDVRKRAALLLGEIGDQKAVDHLTGLLSDENIAVRREAFEALEMIKKRTTV; encoded by the coding sequence ATGAGTATTATAAAGAAATTCCTCAACCTGTTCAAATCGGGAAGTGGGGAAGAGGAGGAAGCACGTCTCCGTGCCCAGAAGGAACGGTACGAGAGTTTCCTCAAGGCCCTCACGGAAGGGGATCTTGATGCCCGGTGGGCGGCAGTCAGATCGGTCGGGGATCTGGGCGAGCCGTTCATTGAGCCGCTCATCCAGGGACTGAAGGATGAGTACTGGATCATCCGGCGAGGATCTGCCGACACCCTGGGTAAGATCGGGGCACCCGCCGTTGCACCGCTCATAAATGCCCTGGACAATCCTGGCGAGGAGGTCCGGCAGGAAACCATCCGGGCCCTCCAGCTCATCGGCGAACCGTCAGTTGCTCCGCTGGCCCATGCAACGAAGAACGGTCACCCGTTCATCAGGAGGGGGGCAGTACAGGCACTGGGTATCATGGGTGAAGAGCGGGCAGTTGCAACGATCATTGAGTCACTCAAGGATGCCGACGCCGGTGTCCGGCACGAGGGTGCAGTTGCACTCGGACGGATCGGGGATCCCCGGGCCGTAGCTCCCCTGATCGAAGGCCTCAATGATCCAAAAGAGCAGGTCCGCTTGTCTGCAATGGCTACGCTCTGCTCCATTGGAGAGCCTGCTATTGATCCGCTGATCCGGGCGCTGATTGACACCAACGAAGATGTCTGCCGCAGGGCGGGACTTTCCCTGGTAACCATCGGAGAATCTTCTGTAGAACCCCTCATCAGGGCTCTTGGCGACCAGAATCCCGGCATCCGCAGGGGCGCCACCGAAGTGCTTGGCCAGATTGGGAATACCAGGGCCATAACCCCTATCATCGATGCACTCGATGATCCGGAACGCCTGGTCCGGATCGAGGCGGTAAAAGCCCTTGCTGCACTCGGTGTCCCGGCAATCGCCCCGCTCATGCAGGTCTTCCGGGAAGGCGATACCCGCATGAGAACCGGTGCAATGGAGGCTCTCTGGATGCTCGGGCAGCCTGCGACAACGCCCCTCATCATGGTGCTCAAGGATGACCAGAGCGATGTGCGGAAGCGTGCTGCACTCCTGCTGGGTGAGATCGGCGACCAGAAGGCAGTCGATCACCTGACCGGTCTCCTCTCAGACGAGAATATCGCGGTCCGGCGTGAAGCATTCGAAGCGCTCGAGATGATCAAGAAAAGAACAACTGTATAA
- a CDS encoding PEGA domain-containing protein, with the protein MSGCISERAPDKGTITFASSPSGGQIYLDGQFRGSTPSTVTGIEPGNHTLEFRYPGYESWSTVMKVSSGPNNVFAALLPTSVSVTPIPVVVITASPTQAPASVTIQAGREAMVTGDSIHFTGTATGCQQVLLTIYGPGAYTNGVSLTQQNVNAGGTWSYTWNPGSSIMAGTYTMVVSDPYKTSSDKAQFSVIGGGQVSIAPSSYAVSQGSTIGFSGLCTTGSQSVQLVLYGPGQYSGGVSLGTFSVKADKNWNFQYATDLTTPTGYYTMYVYDVPKTTSSSVQFSVGYT; encoded by the coding sequence ATGTCAGGTTGTATTTCGGAGAGGGCACCGGATAAGGGAACCATCACGTTTGCCTCTTCGCCATCAGGAGGACAAATCTATCTTGACGGCCAGTTCCGGGGGAGCACTCCCAGTACCGTGACCGGTATCGAACCCGGTAATCATACTCTTGAATTCCGGTATCCCGGCTACGAGAGCTGGTCAACGGTCATGAAAGTATCGTCGGGCCCGAACAACGTATTTGCCGCGTTACTACCCACGTCCGTCAGTGTAACCCCGATTCCGGTTGTTGTGATTACCGCATCCCCGACTCAGGCGCCGGCATCCGTGACGATTCAGGCAGGCCGGGAGGCGATGGTGACCGGAGATTCGATACATTTCACCGGTACAGCAACGGGTTGCCAACAGGTACTGCTGACGATATACGGACCGGGAGCGTATACGAACGGTGTGAGCCTTACCCAGCAGAACGTCAATGCCGGTGGAACCTGGAGTTATACATGGAACCCGGGGTCTTCTATCATGGCAGGGACCTATACGATGGTCGTGAGCGACCCCTATAAAACCTCATCTGATAAAGCACAATTTTCCGTTATCGGAGGGGGCCAGGTGTCAATCGCACCGAGCAGTTATGCCGTATCCCAGGGGAGTACTATCGGGTTCTCCGGTCTCTGCACAACCGGTTCCCAGAGTGTCCAGCTGGTACTCTACGGCCCCGGACAATATTCGGGAGGGGTAAGCCTTGGCACATTTTCCGTCAAAGCCGATAAAAACTGGAATTTCCAATATGCTACCGATTTGACTACGCCTACCGGGTACTACACGATGTACGTGTATGATGTTCCCAAAACAACGTCAAGTTCAGTCCAGTTCTCCGTGGGTTACACGTAA
- the cofD gene encoding 2-phospho-L-lactate transferase: protein MITFLSGGTGTPKLLRGMQKVMDRHEISVIVNTAEDIWISGNHISPDIDTVMYLFAGMLNTDTWWGIRSDTFIAHEELMRLGIDEFIAIGDRDRAVQIARGEMLRNGMRLTNVTRNLCDRYGVRENVLPMTDTEVTTQIKTDLGLIHFQEYWVRAKGKIGIQEVVRSYTEPPVATEEVLLAIDASDAVVIGPSNPITSILPILSCEGIKQALRGKFVLAVSPFIGDAPVSGPAGALMTASGFEPSSIGTFNCYDGLTDVFVQDIRDPVEVSHSVRFDTLMVDEEKSVDLAKEVLRLIEAR from the coding sequence ATGATCACCTTTCTTTCGGGCGGGACCGGTACCCCGAAACTCCTGCGGGGCATGCAGAAAGTCATGGATCGGCACGAGATCTCGGTCATTGTCAATACTGCCGAGGATATCTGGATTTCAGGCAACCATATCTCTCCCGACATCGACACCGTGATGTATCTGTTTGCCGGCATGCTCAACACCGATACCTGGTGGGGTATCCGGTCCGACACGTTCATCGCCCACGAGGAACTGATGCGGCTTGGCATTGACGAGTTTATCGCAATCGGCGACAGGGATCGCGCTGTCCAGATTGCGCGGGGCGAGATGCTCCGGAATGGCATGCGCCTCACGAATGTGACCAGGAACCTCTGCGACCGCTACGGGGTCCGTGAGAACGTGCTTCCCATGACCGACACCGAGGTGACCACCCAGATAAAGACCGATCTCGGCCTGATCCATTTCCAGGAATACTGGGTGAGGGCAAAAGGAAAGATCGGGATCCAAGAGGTTGTCCGGAGTTATACAGAACCCCCGGTTGCAACAGAAGAGGTTCTCCTTGCGATCGATGCAAGCGATGCCGTGGTGATCGGGCCATCCAACCCCATTACGAGCATCCTGCCGATCCTCTCCTGCGAGGGAATCAAGCAGGCCCTCCGAGGCAAGTTTGTGCTCGCGGTCAGCCCGTTCATCGGTGATGCCCCGGTGAGCGGCCCTGCCGGGGCACTTATGACCGCATCGGGCTTTGAACCGAGCTCGATTGGCACCTTCAATTGTTACGATGGGCTTACTGATGTGTTCGTGCAGGATATCCGCGATCCGGTAGAGGTCAGCCATTCCGTCAGGTTCGACACGCTGATGGTGGATGAAGAGAAGAGCGTGGACCTGGCAAAAGAAGTCCTGCGGCTCATCGAAGCCCGCTGA
- a CDS encoding HD domain-containing protein has protein sequence MNQKIIKDPVHGYVELEDFALALLDSPALQRLRYVKQLGFSYLVYPGANHTRFEHSLGTMFLADLASRRFGLVEDERRLVIAAALLHDIGHGPFSHASEPLMEEFLHRTHDEIDLIVESQVGEQLRSSGIDPGELCDVVKGKHLLSGIIHGDLDVDRMDYLLRDAYYTGAPYGMVDAQRLIRHLVRTPEGTVLDENGINAAESLLIARTLMRPAVYYHHVSRIGESMFQLAMIEHVKDCPADTISSLLQMDDATCLHTLMTSKNPVVRDLAGSLYGRRLYKRALYAGSDQVNTTVFHAGVPIEKCREYAAEIAQRAGILPQQVLVDIPSIPREISLGVRVKNQHAVVSFEEISPRARTLNETRREQWRLGVYTLPEHREKVAEAGIEVLHLKKPTRQETLTLF, from the coding sequence GTGAACCAGAAGATCATCAAGGACCCGGTCCATGGCTATGTGGAACTCGAGGATTTTGCACTTGCCCTTCTCGATTCCCCGGCCCTCCAGCGCCTCCGTTACGTCAAGCAGCTGGGGTTCTCCTATCTCGTGTACCCGGGTGCCAACCATACCCGGTTCGAGCATTCGCTGGGTACCATGTTCCTTGCTGATCTGGCGAGCCGGAGGTTCGGCCTGGTGGAGGACGAGCGCCGGCTCGTTATTGCCGCGGCCCTCCTCCACGATATCGGCCACGGTCCCTTCTCCCATGCGAGCGAGCCACTCATGGAGGAGTTCCTCCACCGCACGCATGACGAGATCGATCTGATCGTTGAAAGCCAGGTAGGGGAACAGCTCAGGTCTTCCGGTATTGATCCCGGGGAACTCTGCGATGTGGTTAAAGGAAAACACCTGCTTTCAGGAATTATTCACGGCGATCTCGATGTGGACCGGATGGACTACCTCCTCCGGGATGCCTATTACACCGGCGCCCCGTACGGGATGGTGGATGCACAGCGCCTGATCCGGCACCTGGTACGGACCCCCGAAGGCACGGTTCTCGACGAGAATGGCATCAATGCGGCAGAGTCGCTCCTGATCGCAAGAACCCTCATGCGCCCTGCCGTGTACTATCACCATGTCAGCCGGATCGGGGAGAGCATGTTCCAGCTCGCGATGATCGAGCATGTAAAAGACTGCCCGGCCGATACCATCAGCTCGCTCCTGCAGATGGATGATGCCACCTGCCTGCACACCCTTATGACCTCGAAAAATCCCGTTGTCCGCGATCTCGCAGGCAGCCTGTACGGGCGCCGGCTGTACAAACGGGCCCTGTACGCCGGCAGCGACCAGGTGAACACCACGGTCTTCCATGCTGGTGTCCCTATCGAGAAATGCCGGGAGTACGCAGCTGAAATTGCACAGCGTGCCGGGATCCTGCCGCAGCAGGTGCTGGTGGACATCCCCTCCATTCCGCGGGAGATCTCGCTCGGGGTCCGGGTGAAGAACCAGCATGCGGTTGTCAGTTTCGAGGAGATCTCGCCCCGGGCCCGGACCCTGAATGAAACGCGGCGGGAACAGTGGCGCCTTGGGGTCTATACCCTTCCCGAGCACCGGGAGAAAGTGGCCGAGGCAGGCATCGAGGTCCTCCACCTCAAAAAGCCCACCCGGCAGGAAACCCTGACCCTCTTCTAA
- a CDS encoding UbiX family flavin prenyltransferase, with translation MKKEYVVGVTGASGSCYARRLLEVLCKDAKVHVIVSDVAAQIATHEGVSLEGFNATYHQNDKLFASIASGSHKYDGMVVIPCSAKTLAAISVGYADNLITRTADVCLKEGRKCILVTREMPLSKIHLKNMLAAEEAGATIMPASPGFYHKPKTIDDLVDMVVARVLDHLDVEHNLIQRWSGYDA, from the coding sequence ATGAAAAAGGAGTATGTAGTCGGGGTGACGGGGGCAAGCGGGTCCTGCTATGCCCGCCGCCTGCTGGAAGTGCTGTGCAAGGATGCGAAGGTTCACGTGATCGTATCGGATGTCGCTGCCCAGATCGCTACCCATGAAGGCGTCTCGCTTGAAGGGTTCAATGCCACGTACCACCAGAACGACAAGCTCTTTGCGTCCATTGCAAGCGGGTCGCACAAGTATGATGGCATGGTCGTGATCCCCTGCAGTGCCAAGACGCTCGCAGCGATTTCCGTCGGCTATGCAGACAACCTGATCACCCGGACCGCGGATGTCTGCCTCAAGGAAGGCCGGAAATGCATTCTCGTTACCCGGGAGATGCCGCTCTCGAAGATCCACCTGAAAAATATGCTTGCCGCCGAGGAGGCCGGCGCAACCATCATGCCGGCAAGCCCCGGGTTTTACCATAAGCCAAAGACCATCGACGATCTCGTGGACATGGTGGTAGCCCGCGTACTGGATCATCTCGACGTGGAACACAATCTCATACAGCGCTGGAGTGGTTACGATGCGTGA
- a CDS encoding UbiD family decarboxylase has translation MREFIERMRKAGLVIDIEEPVSADMQAPKMAAGTDKLLFFHNIGGHRAVMNLTASRTSLSLALGIEEAKFVKTLADAKFDGKVTEAGTLPMQKPDLSKIPIMHHFPKDAGKYLTSAIVFSRYDGVENASIHRMQVLDDHRVAARLVEGRHTHVMLKNALAKGEKLPVAVTIGTHPSVTFASCTRVPTGMELPFAAELMGGELAVNRCSNGVLVPEAEIVLEGFITAELTEEGPFVDITGTYDPVRMQHIIEFTGMHTKPDFIYHGILPGGDEHKMLMGAPYEPKIYKAVAGVTVVKNVVLTKGGCGYLHAVIQIKKSTQGDAKNAIMAAFAAHTSLKHVVVVDEDIDPTNPHEVEYAIATRVSGDRDIMVITGVRGSSLDPCQLEDGTNVKVGVDATMVLGREADFTRATW, from the coding sequence ATGCGTGAATTTATTGAACGGATGCGAAAAGCCGGTCTCGTTATCGATATCGAAGAGCCGGTATCTGCGGATATGCAGGCCCCGAAGATGGCGGCAGGAACCGACAAGCTTCTCTTCTTCCACAATATCGGTGGCCACCGTGCGGTGATGAACCTTACCGCGAGCCGGACCTCCCTCTCCCTTGCGCTCGGGATTGAAGAGGCGAAATTTGTCAAGACGCTCGCGGATGCAAAGTTCGACGGGAAAGTCACCGAAGCCGGCACGCTGCCCATGCAGAAGCCCGATCTCTCGAAGATCCCGATCATGCACCATTTCCCGAAAGATGCCGGGAAGTACCTCACCTCCGCCATTGTCTTCTCCCGCTACGACGGCGTCGAGAACGCGTCCATCCACCGGATGCAGGTGCTTGACGACCATCGTGTTGCAGCCAGGCTGGTCGAGGGCAGGCACACGCACGTGATGCTCAAAAATGCCCTGGCAAAAGGCGAGAAGCTTCCCGTCGCAGTGACAATCGGGACGCACCCGTCCGTAACCTTTGCCAGCTGCACGCGGGTGCCGACCGGCATGGAGCTCCCGTTTGCCGCAGAACTGATGGGTGGGGAGCTCGCGGTGAACCGGTGCAGCAACGGGGTACTCGTACCCGAAGCCGAGATCGTACTTGAAGGATTCATCACGGCCGAACTCACCGAGGAGGGGCCGTTCGTGGACATCACCGGGACCTATGATCCGGTCCGCATGCAGCACATCATCGAGTTCACCGGCATGCACACGAAGCCGGATTTCATCTACCATGGGATTCTTCCCGGCGGCGACGAGCACAAGATGCTGATGGGCGCTCCCTACGAGCCGAAGATCTATAAGGCGGTAGCCGGGGTCACGGTCGTAAAAAACGTAGTGCTGACCAAGGGCGGCTGCGGATACCTTCACGCGGTCATCCAGATCAAAAAGAGCACGCAGGGCGATGCCAAGAACGCGATCATGGCAGCATTCGCCGCCCACACCTCGCTCAAGCACGTGGTTGTGGTTGACGAGGACATCGATCCCACAAATCCCCACGAGGTCGAGTACGCCATTGCAACCCGGGTGAGCGGCGACCGGGACATCATGGTGATCACCGGCGTCCGGGGCTCATCACTCGACCCGTGTCAGCTTGAGGACGGCACGAATGTCAAGGTTGGGGTCGATGCAACGATGGTACTCGGTCGCGAGGCTGACTTCACGCGGGCAACGTGGTGA